A DNA window from Leptospira selangorensis contains the following coding sequences:
- the rpsS gene encoding 30S ribosomal protein S19, translating to MMRSSKKGPFIDSHLMSKVIKLNSENQKKPFKTWSRRSTIFPDMIGHTIMVHNGNKFIPVFINDNMVGHKLGEFAPTRTYRGHGNTDKKAAKK from the coding sequence ATCATGAGATCTTCTAAAAAAGGTCCGTTCATCGACAGTCACCTCATGAGCAAGGTGATCAAGCTGAACTCTGAAAACCAAAAGAAACCGTTTAAGACCTGGTCTCGTAGAAGTACGATTTTCCCGGACATGATCGGTCACACCATCATGGTTCATAACGGAAACAAATTTATCCCTGTTTTCATTAACGACAACATGGTAGGACACAAGTTAGGAGAATTCGCTCCGACTCGTACTTATCGTGGTCATGGAAACACCGATAAAAAGGCGGCTAAGAAGTAA
- the rplP gene encoding 50S ribosomal protein L16 encodes MLSPKRVKFRKRQRGRLKGNDERGSKVSFGEFGLKAVTSGRLTARQIEAARITINRQVKRGGKLWIRIFPHLPITKKPAETRMGKGKGNPEFWIAEIRPGRVLFEMSGIDEATAKKALDLAAYKLPVQTEFVKRSTL; translated from the coding sequence ATGTTATCACCTAAAAGAGTTAAGTTCAGAAAAAGACAAAGGGGCCGCTTGAAAGGAAACGACGAGCGTGGTTCCAAAGTGTCCTTCGGAGAGTTCGGTCTTAAAGCCGTTACTTCCGGACGTTTGACTGCAAGACAGATCGAAGCGGCAAGGATCACTATCAACCGTCAGGTAAAAAGAGGCGGGAAACTTTGGATTAGGATCTTCCCTCATCTACCTATTACTAAAAAACCAGCGGAAACTCGTATGGGTAAAGGTAAAGGTAACCCTGAGTTCTGGATCGCAGAGATCAGACCTGGTAGAGTTTTATTCGAAATGAGCGGAATCGATGAGGCGACCGCTAAAAAAGCTTTGGATCTGGCTGCTTATAAACTGCCTGTTCAAACTGAATTCGTGAAGAGGTCTACGCTGTGA
- the rplB gene encoding 50S ribosomal protein L2, whose amino-acid sequence MGIKKFKPVTAASRFKSVLTFEEITETEPYRPLTISLNYKAGRGEGGKIAVRRKGGRVKRKYRIIDFKRRKVGITATVKTVEYDPYRSAFISLVSYSDGEYAYILNAEGMKVGDKVSNGEGAEIKVGNALPLGKIPPGTNVHNVELKIGRGGQIARTAGSFATIAGRDGEYVLLKLPSSEVRKVHQNCYATIGICSNRDHNLVSIGKAGRNRWLGKRPKVRGVVMNPVDHPHGGGEGRTSGGRHPVTPWGIPTKGYKTRRRAKPSDKFIIQKRKGNRSR is encoded by the coding sequence ATGGGAATTAAAAAGTTTAAACCCGTTACTGCCGCCAGCCGTTTTAAATCGGTATTAACCTTCGAGGAAATCACCGAGACAGAACCGTATCGCCCTTTAACGATCAGCTTAAATTACAAAGCAGGTCGCGGAGAAGGTGGTAAAATTGCGGTTCGCAGAAAAGGCGGAAGAGTAAAACGCAAATATCGTATCATCGACTTCAAACGTCGCAAAGTAGGGATTACCGCTACAGTTAAAACTGTAGAATACGATCCTTATCGTTCGGCGTTTATTTCTCTCGTTAGTTACTCTGACGGAGAATACGCTTATATCCTAAATGCTGAAGGCATGAAAGTTGGAGACAAAGTTTCCAATGGAGAAGGCGCTGAAATTAAAGTTGGAAACGCACTTCCACTCGGAAAAATTCCTCCAGGCACTAACGTGCATAACGTGGAATTGAAAATTGGAAGAGGCGGGCAAATCGCAAGAACTGCAGGATCCTTCGCTACTATCGCAGGTAGAGACGGAGAGTATGTTCTTCTGAAACTTCCAAGCTCCGAAGTTCGTAAAGTTCACCAGAACTGCTACGCTACTATAGGAATTTGCAGCAATAGAGATCATAACCTTGTTTCCATCGGTAAAGCCGGTAGAAACAGATGGTTGGGAAAACGTCCTAAGGTCAGAGGGGTTGTAATGAACCCGGTTGATCACCCACATGGTGGTGGTGAGGGACGTACTTCCGGAGGACGTCACCCAGTGACTCCTTGGGGTATTCCAACTAAAGGATACAAAACTCGTCGTAGGGCTAAACCTTCCGACAAGTTCATTATCCAGAAGAGAAAGGGAAATAGGAGCAGGTAA
- the rplV gene encoding 50S ribosomal protein L22: protein MEAVAIARFIRMSPRKLRLVADEIRGYEVAEALDILKYTNKRAIEPIFKLIKSASANAVVKSDNADPGKMFIKKILVDEGPILKRFRPRARGRAARIRKRTSHVTVVISD from the coding sequence ATGGAAGCCGTAGCAATCGCAAGATTTATTAGAATGTCGCCTCGTAAACTTCGTCTTGTTGCGGATGAGATCCGTGGATACGAAGTTGCTGAAGCTCTGGATATTCTTAAATATACTAACAAAAGAGCGATCGAGCCTATCTTCAAACTTATCAAATCCGCTTCTGCAAACGCAGTTGTGAAAAGTGATAACGCTGATCCAGGCAAGATGTTCATTAAAAAGATCCTGGTGGACGAAGGCCCAATTCTTAAACGCTTCCGTCCTCGTGCTCGCGGTAGAGCTGCAAGGATCCGTAAGAGAACCAGCCACGTTACAGTGGTAATCTCGGATTAA
- a CDS encoding 50S ribosomal protein L23, translating into MNLNEVILSPIITEKSQDLETIGEKAGKRTVKYTVEIHPRANKTLVKEAFRKIYNVVPSSVNIQVYRGKIKRFRHLPAPKAHWKKAIVTFQDGASIDFGKEA; encoded by the coding sequence ATGAATCTTAACGAAGTGATCTTATCTCCGATCATCACTGAAAAGTCTCAGGATCTTGAGACTATCGGTGAAAAAGCCGGTAAAAGAACCGTAAAATACACTGTGGAAATCCACCCTAGAGCTAACAAAACTCTAGTGAAGGAAGCTTTCCGTAAAATTTACAATGTAGTACCTTCTTCCGTAAACATCCAAGTGTATCGCGGAAAGATAAAAAGATTCCGTCATCTACCTGCTCCTAAAGCTCATTGGAAAAAAGCAATCGTGACTTTCCAAGACGGAGCTAGCATCGACTTCGGAAAGGAAGCATAA
- the rpsQ gene encoding 30S ribosomal protein S17, with amino-acid sequence METAKKHIKKSLLSEGKVVSTAMDKTLVMLVEARKTHPKFKKIVRRTVKMKVHDEKNECQVGDRILAIETRPLSREKRHRLFKIVEKAK; translated from the coding sequence ATGGAAACTGCAAAGAAGCATATAAAAAAATCACTTCTTAGCGAAGGTAAAGTTGTGAGCACCGCTATGGACAAAACCCTAGTGATGTTAGTAGAGGCTCGTAAGACTCACCCTAAGTTTAAGAAGATCGTTCGTAGAACCGTTAAAATGAAGGTTCATGACGAAAAAAATGAATGCCAAGTAGGAGATAGAATTCTGGCGATTGAAACCAGACCTCTATCCCGTGAAAAGCGTCACCGTCTATTTAAGATCGTAGAAAAGGCAAAGTAA
- the rplD gene encoding 50S ribosomal protein L4 encodes MKAQKYSKEGKLLSEIELPAALFESKYSSGAIYDAIKAENANLRSGNHHTKTRSEVSGGGKKPWSQKGTGRARQGSIRAPQWVGGGTVHGPRKRDYSYNVSPKVKRRAVLSVLNKKAQDAVIKVVEDLDPKEFSTKAFSTLFNNIGLKNTGVIGFLVGGENDFLKKSVRNIPTVKYINSKRIAVRDILYNRNLVITEGALGEILKHYGEGK; translated from the coding sequence ATGAAAGCACAGAAGTACTCAAAAGAAGGAAAACTGCTCTCGGAAATCGAACTTCCTGCAGCGTTGTTCGAATCCAAATATAGCAGTGGCGCGATTTACGACGCCATCAAAGCGGAGAATGCTAACCTTCGCTCCGGGAATCATCATACCAAAACTCGCTCGGAAGTATCCGGGGGTGGTAAAAAGCCTTGGTCCCAAAAAGGAACCGGTAGAGCTCGTCAAGGTTCTATCCGTGCTCCTCAATGGGTGGGCGGTGGTACTGTTCACGGACCTCGCAAGAGAGATTATTCTTATAACGTTTCTCCAAAAGTGAAACGCAGAGCGGTTCTTTCCGTTTTGAATAAGAAAGCCCAAGACGCGGTCATTAAAGTAGTAGAAGATCTGGATCCAAAAGAATTCAGCACTAAAGCTTTCTCTACTTTATTCAATAATATCGGATTAAAGAACACCGGAGTGATCGGATTCTTAGTAGGTGGAGAGAACGATTTCCTTAAAAAGTCGGTTCGTAATATCCCTACTGTAAAATACATCAACTCCAAACGTATCGCGGTTCGTGACATTCTATATAATAGAAATCTTGTAATCACCGAAGGTGCTTTGGGAGAAATTCTCAAACATTACGGAGAAGGAAAATGA
- the rplN gene encoding 50S ribosomal protein L14: MIQQETILQVADNSGIKRVMCIKVLGGSKKRYASVGDEIIVAVKDAQPAYGLKDSTGKKVHNKAVQRAVVVRTKKEIRRPDGSYIRFDDNAVAIIDDKGNPKGTRIFGPVARELRDKKYAKIISLAPEVL; the protein is encoded by the coding sequence ATGATCCAACAGGAAACCATCCTCCAAGTCGCCGATAACTCCGGAATAAAAAGAGTTATGTGTATTAAAGTCTTAGGAGGCTCTAAAAAACGTTACGCCTCCGTAGGAGACGAGATCATCGTCGCCGTTAAAGACGCACAACCTGCTTATGGGTTAAAAGATTCCACGGGGAAAAAGGTCCATAACAAGGCCGTTCAACGCGCAGTAGTCGTCAGAACTAAAAAAGAAATCCGTCGTCCAGATGGTTCTTATATTCGTTTCGATGATAACGCAGTCGCAATTATCGACGACAAAGGAAACCCGAAAGGGACCCGTATTTTCGGGCCAGTAGCTCGCGAACTTCGCGATAAAAAATACGCTAAGATCATCTCCCTAGCGCCGGAGGTTTTATAA
- the rpsJ gene encoding 30S ribosomal protein S10, protein MAGQKIRVKLKAFDHKLIDQSTYEIVATAKRTGATVSGPIPLPTKKEIYTVLRSPHVNKKSREQFEMKTHKRLIDILDTNEDTVEALMKLQLPAGVSVDIKS, encoded by the coding sequence ATGGCTGGCCAAAAGATCAGAGTAAAGCTTAAAGCTTTCGATCATAAGTTGATCGACCAATCAACTTACGAGATCGTTGCGACTGCCAAAAGGACCGGGGCTACTGTCTCCGGTCCGATTCCTCTTCCAACGAAGAAGGAAATATACACAGTCCTCCGTTCTCCACACGTAAATAAAAAATCAAGAGAGCAGTTTGAGATGAAAACTCACAAAAGGCTCATAGACATTCTGGACACCAATGAAGACACAGTTGAGGCTTTAATGAAGCTACAACTCCCTGCAGGTGTTTCAGTGGATATTAAATCCTAA
- the rplC gene encoding 50S ribosomal protein L3: MAKGLIGKKIGMSQIFDEQGNIIPVTVLEVGPCAVSQVKSAATDGYDAIQLAYQDDKEKHLTKSEIKHLAKAGLTPKRVLKEFRNFGEEPAAGAEIKAQDVFAVADIVKVTGTSKGKGFQGVIKRYGHHGGPGAHGSRFHRHPGSMGSNTTPGRVFKGRKLPGRMGFDTKTVLNLKVVRIHEAENLVFVSGSVPGPANSIITIEKI; encoded by the coding sequence ATGGCAAAGGGATTAATCGGTAAAAAGATAGGGATGTCCCAAATCTTCGACGAGCAAGGAAACATTATTCCTGTAACCGTCTTAGAGGTAGGTCCCTGCGCAGTTTCCCAAGTCAAGTCCGCCGCTACGGACGGTTACGACGCGATACAATTAGCTTATCAGGATGATAAAGAAAAACACCTGACCAAAAGCGAGATAAAGCATTTGGCAAAAGCTGGACTAACTCCTAAGAGAGTGTTGAAGGAATTCCGGAATTTCGGCGAAGAGCCGGCTGCAGGCGCTGAGATAAAAGCTCAAGACGTGTTTGCTGTTGCGGATATTGTAAAAGTTACAGGAACCAGCAAAGGTAAAGGTTTCCAAGGTGTTATCAAAAGATACGGACACCATGGTGGACCAGGAGCTCACGGTTCTCGTTTTCATAGACATCCAGGATCCATGGGATCCAACACTACTCCAGGTAGAGTATTCAAAGGTCGTAAATTACCGGGCCGTATGGGTTTTGATACAAAAACTGTATTAAACCTGAAAGTGGTTCGTATTCACGAAGCAGAAAATTTGGTTTTTGTAAGTGGATCCGTTCCGGGACCTGCAAACTCCATCATCACTATTGAGAAGATATAA
- the rpmC gene encoding 50S ribosomal protein L29 encodes MKKIKLAELKDAEILAQLEDAYKIIRTARFQYGVARSLENPKVITNAKKKIARLLTIQKNRELAAKSGATKARRYSRATRKRQALAKANASAKNVAKGTN; translated from the coding sequence GTGAAAAAGATCAAACTCGCAGAGTTGAAAGACGCAGAAATTTTAGCACAATTGGAAGATGCTTACAAAATCATTCGTACAGCACGTTTCCAATACGGAGTGGCTCGTTCTTTGGAAAACCCGAAGGTGATTACTAATGCGAAGAAAAAAATCGCACGCCTTCTAACAATCCAAAAGAACAGAGAGTTGGCTGCGAAGTCTGGCGCTACTAAAGCTAGACGTTATTCAAGAGCTACTCGTAAGAGACAGGCTCTGGCAAAAGCAAACGCTTCTGCTAAGAATGTAGCTAAAGGAACGAACTGA
- the rpsC gene encoding 30S ribosomal protein S3, translated as MGQKVNPIGLRIGITRGWDSIWFSQQDYKKNLHEDIRIRRFIQGRFKEAGVVKVVVERFPEKINVNLHTAKPGVVIGKNGANIEAVKKVLKTMTEKPLNLNIIEVKKPETIAQCIAESIAIQIQERQPFRRVMKQELRRAMRGGVEGIKILISGRLNGADMARREGYREGRIPLHTLRAKIDLGFREASTTFGQIGVKVWTYTGDFINSKEESEEDKYAVKRRTN; from the coding sequence ATGGGACAGAAAGTTAACCCAATCGGACTTCGTATCGGAATTACCCGCGGATGGGATTCCATCTGGTTCTCTCAGCAGGACTATAAAAAGAACCTGCACGAAGATATTAGAATTCGTAGATTTATCCAAGGCCGTTTCAAAGAAGCTGGCGTTGTAAAAGTTGTAGTGGAGCGTTTTCCTGAGAAGATCAACGTGAACCTTCACACTGCTAAGCCAGGTGTGGTAATCGGTAAAAACGGAGCGAATATCGAAGCCGTTAAAAAAGTCCTTAAGACTATGACCGAAAAACCTCTTAATCTTAACATTATCGAAGTTAAGAAGCCTGAGACTATTGCACAATGTATCGCTGAATCTATCGCGATCCAAATCCAAGAACGTCAGCCGTTCCGCCGCGTGATGAAACAAGAACTTCGTCGTGCGATGAGAGGTGGAGTAGAAGGAATTAAGATCCTTATCTCCGGACGTTTGAACGGAGCGGATATGGCTCGTCGCGAAGGTTATCGTGAAGGAAGAATTCCTCTTCATACCCTTAGAGCGAAAATCGATCTAGGATTCCGTGAAGCAAGCACCACTTTCGGACAAATCGGAGTGAAGGTTTGGACTTACACTGGAGACTTCATCAACAGTAAAGAAGAGTCCGAAGAAGATAAATACGCCGTTAAAAGAAGGACCAACTGA